A genome region from Anolis carolinensis isolate JA03-04 chromosome 6, rAnoCar3.1.pri, whole genome shotgun sequence includes the following:
- the LOC134292610 gene encoding flt3-interacting zinc finger protein 1-like, with amino-acid sequence MENCGEVWPEGQCSLDASAAVRTTTITMERCAVLYSDVEDDPSLLTDNGMGTRAPFHCSECDKSFRYRSDLRRHFARHTELKPFQCPHCVKSFKHSFNLVNHIRSHTGERPYRCTMCPKGFRDSTGLLHHQVVHTGEKPYSCPICELRFSSRGSLGRHLKRQHRTSAAAAIPQAPVPRCLACGKEQSPLGHLCSAGRGRATPFGCGACGRHFQLASELRRHWLAHTDIKPFKCPECEKDFNAASLLERHKLTHVKGRLPPCPVCSEKVQQSDTVPEPPSLEAEPKGEQEEVKALQHSSGCPTCRPPDASPPETLFQCDCGTFFANGNTLAAHLTAHGGEPSFTCGICGQPFVNLQILEEHPCLQFLHV; translated from the coding sequence ATGGAGAATTGTGGTGAAGTGTGGCCAGAAGGCCAGTGCTCCCTTGATGCTTCAGCTGCTGTTCGCACTACCACAATAACGATGGAAAGGTGTGCAGTTCTCTACTCAGATGTAGAAGATGACCCGTCCCTCCTGACAGACAATGGGATGGGCACCCGGGCCCCTTTCCACTGCTCTGAGTGTGACAAAAGTTTCCGCTATCGCTCAGACTTGCGCCGACATTTTGCCCGGCACACAGAGCTGAAACCTTTCCAGTGCCCGCACTGTGTCAAGAGCTTTAAGCATTCCTTTAACCTGGTGAACCATATACGGAGCCACACCGGGGAGCGCCCCTACCGCTGCACCATGTGTCCCAAAGGTTTCCGCGACTCAACAGGGCTCCTCCACCATCAGGTGgtgcacactggggagaagccgtaCTCCTGCCCCATCTGTGAGCTCCGCTTCTCCTCCCGTGGCAGTTTAGGCCGCCATCTCAAGAGGCAACACCGCACTTCTGCCGCGGCTGCAATCCCTCAAGCTCCCGTGCCCCGCTGCCTGGCCTGTGGCAAAGAGCAGAGCCCTCTTGGCCACCTCTGCAGTGCTGGGCGAGGACGGGCCACTCCCTTTGGATGCGGGGCCTGCGGGCGGCACTTTCAGTTGGCGTCAGAGCTGCGTCGCCATTGGCTGGCCCATACTGACATTAAGCCCTTCAAATGCCCAGAGTGTGAGAAGGACTTCAATGCTGCCTCTCTGTTAGAGCGCCACAAACTCACCCATGTAAAGGGCAGGCTGCCGCCATGCCCAGTTTGCTCCGAGAAAGTCCAGCAGAGCGACACGGTGCCAGAACCACCAAGCCTGGAAGCAGAGCCAAAAGGAGAGCAGGAGGAGGTGAAAGCCCTGCAGCATAGCAGTGGCTGCCCAACTTGCCGGCCTCCAGATGCCAGCCCCCCAGAGACACTGTTCCAGTGCGACTGTGGGACCTTTTTTGCTAATGGCAACACTCTGGCCGCTCACTTGACTGCCCATGGAGGGGAGCCCTCCTTCACATGCGGCATTTGCGGTCAACCCTTTGTGAACTTGCAGATCTTGGAGGAGCACCCTTGTCTTCAGTTTCTGCACGTCTGA